In the genome of Pedosphaera parvula Ellin514, one region contains:
- the ntrB gene encoding nitrate ABC transporter permease → MKTFKLDWLILPLIGAACVIAIWAISSATWAKELPSPLKTWQSSKPYIMEPFAKRGEMDQGILRFTWYSLVLVAKGYVLALALGTPIGFCLGLSKTFTKIFDPIIQVLRPVSPLAWLPLGLILFLSFGKQASELGALFTIAICAMWPTVMNTAVGVRAIPQDYLNVARVLKLSRSKTLFKVLIPATLPYMFTGFRLSLGIAWLVIVAAEMLTGRPGVGGFLWQEYNALIYEHIILCIIVIGLVGFVLDRLMSLAEKRFKTA, encoded by the coding sequence ATGAAAACATTCAAACTTGATTGGTTGATCCTGCCTCTGATCGGCGCGGCTTGCGTCATCGCGATCTGGGCCATCTCGAGTGCCACCTGGGCGAAGGAATTGCCATCACCGCTTAAAACCTGGCAGAGCAGCAAGCCTTACATCATGGAGCCGTTTGCCAAACGCGGCGAAATGGACCAGGGAATTCTTCGTTTCACCTGGTATTCGCTGGTGCTCGTTGCCAAAGGCTATGTGCTCGCATTGGCCCTCGGCACTCCGATCGGATTCTGCCTCGGCTTATCCAAAACCTTTACCAAAATCTTCGATCCAATCATTCAAGTTTTGCGCCCGGTTTCTCCATTGGCATGGTTGCCATTGGGATTGATTCTGTTCTTAAGCTTCGGCAAACAGGCCTCAGAACTCGGAGCATTGTTTACCATTGCCATATGCGCGATGTGGCCCACGGTGATGAACACGGCGGTTGGAGTGCGTGCAATTCCTCAGGATTATCTCAATGTGGCCAGGGTTTTGAAACTCTCCCGAAGCAAGACCCTGTTTAAGGTGCTGATTCCAGCCACGTTGCCATACATGTTCACCGGTTTCCGTTTGAGTCTGGGAATCGCATGGCTTGTCATTGTCGCTGCTGAAATGCTGACTGGCCGACCCGGTGTGGGTGGCTTTCTTTGGCAGGAGTACAACGCTCTCATCTATGAGCACATCATTTTGTGCATCATTGTCATCGGCCTGGTCGGCTTCGTGTTGGACCGCCTGATGAGCTTGGCGGAAAAACGTTTCAAAACCGCCTGA
- a CDS encoding ABC transporter ATP-binding protein — protein MAFLELKNVSKGYGATGQRTEVLRDINLTMEKGEFVAIVGYSGAGKSTLISMIAGLIRPDAGNITLNDLEITEPGPDRGIVFQNYSLLPWLTVYENIHLAVDQVFPNWAPARKQQHVEKYVAMVNLTPARDKRPSELSGGMRQRVSVARALAMDPQILLLDEPLGALDALTRSTLQDEISRIWSDDRKTVVLITNDVDEGIYLADRIIPLSAAPNATLGKSVKIDLPRPRDRKAMNHDARFKAIRKEVIDYLLGPGASKRAAISKKLVLPDIEPEDLTRGRQRFSGRKPIRRSEIKTETIKIDS, from the coding sequence ATGGCTTTCCTCGAACTTAAAAATGTCAGTAAGGGATACGGAGCGACAGGTCAGCGGACCGAGGTGTTGCGTGACATAAATCTCACCATGGAAAAAGGCGAGTTTGTTGCAATTGTAGGCTACTCCGGTGCTGGCAAATCAACACTCATTTCCATGATCGCAGGTTTAATCCGGCCGGATGCCGGGAACATCACCTTGAACGATCTTGAAATTACAGAACCGGGTCCTGACCGCGGCATTGTTTTTCAGAATTATTCACTCCTGCCCTGGCTGACGGTTTACGAAAATATTCACCTCGCCGTGGACCAGGTATTTCCCAACTGGGCACCCGCCAGGAAGCAGCAGCACGTGGAGAAATATGTTGCCATGGTGAATCTCACTCCCGCTCGTGATAAGCGACCGAGTGAACTTTCGGGTGGAATGCGCCAGCGTGTCTCCGTCGCCCGCGCGCTGGCGATGGACCCTCAAATTCTTTTGCTCGATGAACCGTTGGGTGCCCTCGATGCATTGACGCGTTCCACTCTGCAGGATGAGATTTCACGCATCTGGTCAGATGATAGGAAAACGGTGGTACTAATCACCAATGATGTGGACGAGGGCATTTACCTCGCGGATCGCATCATACCTCTCAGTGCCGCCCCTAACGCAACCCTCGGAAAGTCCGTGAAGATTGATCTTCCACGACCCCGAGATCGAAAAGCAATGAACCACGACGCGCGGTTTAAAGCGATACGCAAGGAAGTGATCGATTATCTCCTGGGACCAGGAGCTTCCAAACGGGCTGCCATTAGCAAAAAACTGGTTTTGCCAGATATCGAACCCGAAGATTTGACTCGTGGCCGGCAGAGGTTCAGCGGACGCAAGCCGATTCGCCGTAGTGAGATTAAAACTGAGACCATTAAAATCGATTCATGA
- a CDS encoding sulfite reductase subunit alpha, translating to MRPIPCIPENAPFTAEQRAWINGFLAGLFAEPTSEPANAASEATTSTHKVLILFGSQTGTAEGLAKKAAAEASKRGVSARVLDMNSYAAIEWGQECSVLLVTSTWGDGDPPDNAAAFWNFLNSETAPRLEHINYSVLALGDRNYSDFCGAGRKFDARLEQLGAKRLHPLGECDTDYEAPANVWMSAIWSEFKKLSVETPAQVKELLPPPKTESSPKAYSKANPFPARLITNRKLNGANSAKETRHFEISLKDSGLNYEVGDALGVMPANCPALADEVLLALKCDGEEAVKLAHGTEVSLRKALIENFQITRISTGFLKILAERSNDEQLKKLLAPDAKTELDKFLHGRELIHLLLSHPGASFSPGEIAELLPKLQARLYSISSSPRMHPGEVHLTVAIVRYDSHGRPCKGVCSTFLADRVDEQTPVPVFVQPSHGFRLPQNHDAPIIMIGPGTGVAPFRAFLEERRAVGARGKNWLFFGDQRRATDFLYADELESMLKDGHLTHLDTAFSRDQADKIYVQQRILEKSAQFWEWLEAGAHVYVCGDAKRMAKDVDMALHQLIQSAGGNGAGQAAEYVQKLKVEKRYQRDVY from the coding sequence ATGCGCCCCATCCCTTGCATCCCTGAAAATGCTCCTTTCACCGCCGAACAGCGAGCCTGGATCAATGGATTTCTGGCCGGCCTGTTTGCCGAGCCTACCAGCGAACCAGCCAATGCCGCATCAGAAGCCACGACCAGCACGCATAAGGTGCTGATTCTGTTCGGAAGCCAAACCGGCACGGCCGAAGGGCTTGCAAAAAAGGCCGCTGCTGAAGCATCAAAACGCGGAGTGAGCGCCCGGGTGTTGGACATGAATTCCTATGCTGCGATCGAGTGGGGGCAGGAATGTTCTGTGCTGCTGGTAACCAGCACCTGGGGAGATGGCGATCCACCGGACAATGCCGCGGCGTTCTGGAACTTTTTAAACTCTGAAACTGCTCCCCGTCTGGAACATATCAATTATTCAGTGCTCGCGCTGGGCGATCGTAACTACAGCGATTTTTGCGGTGCGGGCAGGAAGTTTGATGCACGTCTGGAACAATTGGGTGCAAAACGTTTGCACCCGCTCGGCGAGTGTGACACTGATTACGAAGCCCCGGCAAATGTCTGGATGTCCGCCATCTGGTCGGAGTTCAAAAAGCTTTCTGTTGAAACGCCCGCGCAAGTCAAGGAGTTGCTCCCTCCGCCAAAAACTGAGTCCAGTCCAAAAGCATACTCCAAGGCAAATCCATTTCCAGCGCGTTTGATCACGAATCGCAAATTGAACGGTGCGAACTCTGCCAAGGAGACAAGGCATTTCGAGATTTCGCTTAAGGATTCGGGGCTCAATTACGAAGTGGGAGATGCCCTCGGCGTGATGCCTGCCAATTGTCCCGCTCTGGCTGATGAAGTGTTGCTTGCCCTCAAGTGCGATGGTGAAGAGGCTGTCAAACTTGCGCATGGAACCGAGGTGTCCCTTCGTAAAGCACTCATCGAGAACTTTCAGATCACAAGAATATCAACGGGCTTTCTCAAAATCCTGGCTGAACGTTCCAACGATGAGCAGCTGAAGAAACTATTGGCCCCTGACGCCAAAACCGAATTGGATAAATTTCTTCATGGCCGTGAATTGATTCACCTTCTGTTAAGCCATCCTGGAGCCTCCTTTTCTCCCGGTGAAATTGCAGAACTGCTGCCCAAACTACAGGCACGACTCTATTCCATTTCCTCCAGCCCGAGGATGCACCCGGGAGAAGTTCACCTCACGGTTGCCATTGTGCGTTATGACAGTCATGGCCGCCCCTGCAAAGGTGTCTGCTCCACATTCCTCGCGGACCGTGTGGATGAGCAAACACCAGTTCCGGTCTTCGTGCAACCTTCACACGGTTTTCGCCTGCCACAGAATCATGATGCTCCCATCATCATGATCGGACCAGGAACGGGCGTGGCGCCATTCAGAGCCTTTCTTGAAGAGCGGCGCGCCGTGGGGGCGCGAGGTAAAAACTGGCTTTTCTTCGGAGACCAGCGGCGTGCCACTGATTTCCTGTATGCAGATGAATTGGAATCCATGCTGAAGGACGGACATCTGACGCATTTGGATACCGCATTTTCGCGCGATCAGGCGGACAAGATTTATGTGCAGCAGCGAATACTGGAAAAGTCAGCGCAGTTCTGGGAATGGCTCGAAGCGGGAGCGCACGTTTACGTCTGCGGTGATGCCAAACGCATGGCCAAGGATGTGGATATGGCCCTGCATCAACTAATTCAGAGCGCGGGTGGAAATGGTGCCGGACAAGCTGCCGAGTATGTCCAAAAACTAAAAGTGGAGAAACGTTATCAAAGAGATGTGTATTGA
- a CDS encoding alginate export family protein, whose product MKRTCPTLLTSSLVLGLANQVYAQYTPPPPPQPFQGFINEYLRKDDPYMNKWDFGGAMRLRYEDHEGYGIPGRPGTPPALNNDFRAHGADVDNDYFLSRIRLHVGYVDEWWSAYVEGQSSLTYNDQRFAYANVPPVAGTVKKQGDGPEYDAINLHQAFATIGNHKEFPLSLKVGRQELSYGEERLVGAYGWNNIGRVFDAAKLRWQNEWFGADFFTGRVVIPENGRFDVSNDYDWFSGVYATSPMVPKNILDVYFLSRNASPQAAAAEPSPQFPQPSARDIYTIGSRLKSRPGELAGWDYSLEGAYQFGNFRDSRAGAPKQRLDQQAYMVVLQGGYTFTNLWATPRLGLEYDFASGDSNPHDGKHETFDNLFPTNHRFYGSLDFVSLQNIHDVGAILQLKPLPSVSVALQGNALWLADTHDSFYNVGGVARGGTTSTPGTGFGVNPDYSNFLGTELTAIVGWAPTRFAQLEGGYGHFFHGQYISQTWSAPGFGARDADFCYVQLTMLF is encoded by the coding sequence ATGAAACGAACCTGCCCAACATTGCTGACCAGTTCCCTCGTCCTTGGCCTTGCGAACCAAGTCTACGCTCAGTACACACCACCTCCACCGCCGCAACCATTCCAAGGCTTCATCAACGAGTATCTACGCAAGGATGACCCTTACATGAACAAATGGGATTTCGGCGGTGCAATGCGCCTTCGCTATGAGGATCATGAGGGCTATGGCATTCCCGGTCGACCCGGCACACCACCTGCGCTCAATAATGATTTTCGCGCTCACGGAGCCGACGTTGACAATGACTATTTTCTATCACGTATCCGTCTCCATGTTGGGTATGTCGATGAGTGGTGGAGTGCCTACGTCGAGGGCCAAAGCAGCCTGACGTACAACGACCAGCGATTCGCCTATGCCAATGTTCCTCCCGTTGCCGGCACGGTGAAAAAACAAGGCGATGGACCGGAATACGATGCGATCAATCTCCACCAGGCTTTCGCCACCATTGGCAATCATAAGGAATTTCCATTATCGCTCAAAGTCGGCCGTCAGGAACTGAGTTACGGCGAGGAGCGTCTCGTGGGAGCCTACGGCTGGAACAACATTGGCCGTGTATTCGACGCTGCGAAACTTCGCTGGCAGAATGAATGGTTCGGTGCCGACTTTTTCACCGGTCGCGTGGTAATCCCGGAAAATGGCCGTTTCGATGTCAGCAATGATTACGACTGGTTCTCGGGCGTTTATGCCACTTCACCAATGGTGCCAAAGAACATACTGGATGTTTATTTTCTCTCCCGCAACGCTTCGCCCCAAGCCGCCGCCGCCGAACCTAGCCCGCAATTCCCTCAACCCAGCGCTCGCGACATCTACACCATCGGTTCCCGACTCAAATCCAGGCCGGGTGAACTTGCCGGATGGGATTATTCGCTCGAAGGCGCATACCAATTCGGCAATTTCCGGGATTCCCGTGCCGGCGCGCCGAAGCAAAGGCTTGATCAACAAGCCTACATGGTCGTGCTTCAAGGGGGCTACACTTTCACCAACTTATGGGCCACGCCCCGATTGGGATTGGAATACGATTTCGCTTCCGGTGACAGCAACCCGCATGATGGCAAGCACGAAACTTTTGATAATCTCTTCCCTACGAACCATAGGTTTTACGGCTCCCTCGATTTTGTTTCGTTGCAAAACATTCATGATGTTGGCGCCATTCTTCAGCTAAAACCTCTCCCGAGTGTCAGCGTCGCGCTCCAGGGCAACGCACTCTGGCTCGCGGACACGCATGACAGTTTTTACAACGTCGGTGGCGTCGCGCGCGGCGGGACAACCTCGACACCCGGCACAGGTTTCGGCGTCAATCCTGATTACAGCAACTTTCTCGGGACCGAGTTGACCGCCATCGTTGGTTGGGCACCAACACGTTTTGCCCAACTTGAAGGAGGCTACGGCCATTTCTTTCACGGGCAGTACATCTCGCAGACCTGGTCTGCGCCCGGGTTCGGTGCGCGTGATGCAGACTTTTGTTATGTGCAACTTACCATGCTGTTCTAG
- a CDS encoding molybdopterin oxidoreductase family protein, which translates to MTTKEQREAAPENSLLREWTGPLTSDITLHPGNFGLGKVPAKFQPDATTTMVCGFCSTGCGLNIHLKEGRAVNLTPQTNYPVNLGMACPKGWEALTPLQAPDRATTPYLRGKDGKLEPVDWNEAMTVFTERFKDIQTRHGPASVAFLGTGQIVTEEMAFLGALAKFGMGMIHGDGNTRQCMATAVTAYKESFGFDAPPYTYRDFEESDVLVFIGSNLCIAHPILWQRVLRNPNQPEIIVIDPRKTETAMAATQHYPIRPKSDLTFLYGLANILINQGWINPDYINQHTAGFEDFKKHVQAFTPEMTAEASGIDVKQLHHLAETIHQGKRVSFWWTMGVNQSHEGTRVAQAIINIALMTGNIGRPGTGANSITGQCNAMGSRLFSNTTNLLGGHDFKDAADRERVASILGIDAGLIPNQTGWAYDQIIDGIDTGTIKGLWVVATNTAHSWINQSSIQRIFAKLEFLVVQDMYHTTETAQFAHLILPAAAWGEKDGTFINSERRIGLVKKVAPAPGLALSDFNIFKLVAAYWGCTELFAQWRSPEVVFQIIKRLSHGQPCDFSGILDYKMIDAAGGIQWPLQQEEKLLDSERRLFGDGIFYHGDGKARFIFGEPREMSEPPDAEYPFILLTGRGTSAQWHTQTRTAKSAVLRRLYPESIYAEINPSDAARRGITASSWVEVTSRRGRLKAKAFITSTIATGQIFIPMHYAQTNQLTFPSFDPYSRQPSYKSCAVSIRAIHPKEQNA; encoded by the coding sequence ATGACGACCAAGGAACAACGTGAAGCCGCACCGGAAAACTCATTACTCCGCGAATGGACCGGGCCACTCACTTCGGATATCACCCTGCACCCGGGGAATTTTGGTTTGGGTAAGGTTCCTGCAAAGTTCCAGCCCGACGCCACGACCACCATGGTTTGCGGATTTTGTTCGACCGGCTGTGGTTTGAATATCCATCTCAAGGAAGGCCGCGCAGTAAATCTCACTCCTCAAACAAATTACCCCGTGAATCTTGGAATGGCCTGCCCAAAAGGTTGGGAAGCTCTAACTCCCCTGCAAGCGCCGGATCGCGCTACGACTCCTTATCTACGCGGCAAGGATGGAAAGCTGGAACCGGTGGATTGGAACGAGGCCATGACGGTCTTCACTGAGCGTTTCAAGGATATTCAGACGAGGCACGGTCCCGCTTCGGTGGCATTCCTGGGCACCGGTCAGATTGTGACTGAAGAAATGGCCTTTCTGGGAGCACTGGCCAAGTTCGGCATGGGAATGATCCATGGCGACGGCAACACGCGACAGTGCATGGCCACTGCCGTGACTGCTTACAAGGAATCCTTTGGATTTGATGCTCCGCCTTACACTTACCGGGATTTCGAAGAATCCGATGTCCTTGTTTTCATCGGTTCCAACCTTTGCATTGCTCACCCCATCCTGTGGCAACGCGTCCTGCGAAATCCCAACCAGCCGGAAATCATTGTCATCGATCCACGCAAAACTGAAACCGCAATGGCAGCTACGCAGCACTATCCCATCCGACCAAAATCCGATCTTACTTTTCTCTACGGTTTGGCAAATATTTTGATTAATCAGGGATGGATCAATCCTGATTACATTAACCAGCACACCGCCGGTTTTGAAGATTTCAAAAAACATGTTCAAGCCTTCACGCCTGAAATGACTGCTGAGGCGAGTGGCATTGACGTAAAACAACTGCATCACTTGGCGGAAACAATTCACCAAGGGAAGCGAGTCTCCTTCTGGTGGACCATGGGCGTAAACCAAAGTCATGAGGGAACGCGAGTGGCTCAGGCCATCATCAACATCGCCCTGATGACAGGCAACATCGGCCGTCCCGGGACCGGAGCAAACTCCATCACCGGCCAATGCAATGCAATGGGTTCGCGTCTGTTCAGCAACACAACAAATCTCTTGGGAGGACACGATTTCAAAGATGCTGCAGATCGGGAAAGAGTCGCCTCCATTCTGGGAATTGATGCTGGCCTCATTCCTAATCAAACGGGTTGGGCTTATGACCAGATCATCGACGGAATCGATACGGGCACCATCAAGGGCCTTTGGGTGGTTGCCACAAACACCGCACATTCCTGGATCAATCAATCCTCAATTCAAAGAATCTTTGCCAAATTGGAATTCCTCGTCGTACAGGACATGTATCACACCACGGAAACGGCGCAGTTCGCTCACTTGATACTGCCCGCCGCTGCCTGGGGAGAGAAGGATGGAACGTTCATCAATTCAGAGCGTCGGATTGGTTTAGTGAAAAAGGTCGCTCCTGCACCTGGGTTGGCTTTGTCAGATTTCAATATTTTTAAACTGGTAGCTGCGTATTGGGGATGCACTGAACTCTTCGCGCAATGGCGTTCTCCGGAAGTAGTATTTCAAATCATCAAAAGACTATCACATGGACAGCCCTGCGATTTCAGCGGGATTCTCGATTACAAAATGATCGACGCTGCAGGTGGCATTCAATGGCCTCTGCAGCAGGAGGAAAAGCTGCTGGATTCCGAGCGTCGGCTATTCGGCGACGGAATTTTTTATCACGGAGATGGAAAGGCTCGTTTTATATTCGGTGAACCCCGCGAAATGTCGGAGCCTCCGGATGCGGAATATCCATTCATCCTACTGACGGGCCGGGGCACATCCGCGCAATGGCACACACAGACCCGCACAGCTAAATCGGCAGTGTTGCGTCGGTTATATCCCGAAAGCATTTATGCCGAAATTAACCCTTCGGATGCGGCCCGGCGAGGCATCACGGCGAGTTCATGGGTTGAAGTAACCTCGCGTCGCGGCAGGTTAAAGGCCAAGGCATTTATCACCAGCACCATCGCAACGGGACAAATCTTTATTCCCATGCATTATGCCCAGACCAACCAACTGACATTTCCATCCTTTGATCCGTATTCACGCCAACCTTCCTACAAGTCCTGCGCCGTCTCAATTCGGGCAATCCATCCAAAGGAACAGAACGCATGA
- a CDS encoding DmsC/YnfH family molybdoenzyme membrane anchor subunit, with protein sequence MTTNNSSHDGPTLIDALLADQRELSAADRFARQHENHAFPAQAKYYRDLIPLTLPKPGEQYAFEVDLDRCSGCKACVTACHSLNGLDEEETWRDVGLLRSEDWRAPFQATVTTACHHCVDPGCLSGCPVLAYDKDPVTGIVRHLDDQCIGCQYCIMKCPYEVPKYSAKRGIVRKCDMCSSRLSHGEAPACVQACPSQAIRITFVEQKAILNQFRGNIASTSVATNNFLPTAPEPSDTLPTTLYKSSRPLPRNLLAGDHARVSPAPAHLPLVFMLVLSQLAVGLSIGTLLMQPAKWFSLTAALAGMLALGLGSLHLGRPLKAWRAFLGWRTSWFSREIIAFGIFVPSAMATLVAFWFPSLATLQRGFAFATAGTGLLGIACSAMIYVDTRREFWNASQSFTRFLGTTFLLGSMASAVGAMLFPKNSGPFLPAALITLCALTIVKLVFEHRIFNHLVDEESPFLSPLNKTARLLAGKLGLIARLRFCCGFIGGIILPVTYLLESSVHINSNGFWLLTISLFCITGELLERHLFFTAVAPAKMPGSISA encoded by the coding sequence ATGACAACCAACAATTCATCTCATGATGGCCCCACGCTAATTGATGCGTTGTTGGCGGATCAACGTGAATTGTCAGCGGCAGATCGTTTTGCACGACAACACGAAAACCACGCCTTTCCAGCACAGGCAAAGTATTATCGCGATCTCATCCCGTTAACTCTTCCGAAACCTGGTGAACAATATGCCTTCGAAGTCGATTTGGATCGCTGCTCCGGATGCAAAGCCTGTGTGACTGCGTGCCACAGCTTGAATGGCCTGGATGAAGAAGAGACGTGGCGGGACGTAGGCCTGCTTCGCAGTGAGGACTGGCGCGCACCCTTCCAGGCAACCGTGACCACCGCCTGCCACCATTGCGTTGATCCCGGATGCCTGAGTGGTTGTCCTGTGCTGGCGTACGACAAAGACCCGGTCACCGGCATTGTCCGGCACCTCGATGACCAATGTATCGGTTGCCAATATTGCATCATGAAATGTCCGTACGAGGTGCCCAAGTATTCCGCGAAGCGGGGCATCGTTCGCAAATGTGACATGTGCAGCAGCCGCCTGAGTCACGGTGAGGCTCCGGCCTGCGTCCAAGCCTGTCCCAGTCAGGCGATTCGCATCACATTCGTGGAGCAAAAGGCTATTTTGAATCAGTTCCGCGGTAATATTGCCTCAACGAGTGTTGCCACCAACAACTTTCTGCCCACCGCACCAGAACCATCCGATACTCTTCCAACAACGCTTTACAAATCTTCCAGACCGCTCCCACGCAATTTGCTGGCTGGCGACCATGCGCGTGTTTCCCCTGCCCCCGCACATCTGCCGCTGGTGTTCATGCTCGTTTTGTCACAATTGGCGGTTGGCTTGAGCATCGGCACCCTGTTAATGCAACCTGCAAAATGGTTCAGCCTGACGGCCGCGCTTGCAGGCATGCTGGCCTTGGGGTTGGGCTCACTCCATTTGGGACGACCGCTGAAAGCCTGGCGGGCCTTTCTTGGCTGGCGAACCTCCTGGTTCAGCCGCGAAATTATCGCATTTGGAATCTTCGTTCCATCTGCAATGGCCACATTGGTTGCGTTTTGGTTTCCATCCCTCGCCACGCTCCAAAGAGGATTTGCATTTGCCACGGCGGGCACGGGTCTGCTCGGCATAGCGTGTTCCGCCATGATCTACGTGGATACCCGGCGTGAGTTTTGGAATGCATCGCAAAGTTTCACAAGGTTTTTGGGAACCACCTTTCTCCTCGGCAGCATGGCTAGCGCGGTGGGTGCCATGCTTTTTCCAAAAAACTCCGGCCCCTTTCTACCAGCAGCACTGATCACTCTCTGCGCGCTCACCATCGTCAAGCTTGTTTTTGAGCACCGAATTTTCAATCATTTGGTCGATGAGGAAAGTCCCTTCCTCTCGCCGTTGAACAAAACAGCGCGGCTGCTGGCCGGTAAACTTGGTTTGATTGCTCGTCTGCGCTTTTGTTGCGGATTCATCGGGGGAATTATCCTTCCAGTAACATACTTGCTCGAAAGCTCAGTCCACATAAACTCAAATGGATTTTGGCTCCTGACCATTTCTCTATTCTGCATTACTGGAGAATTGCTGGAACGCCATTTATTTTTCACTGCGGTTGCGCCAGCCAAAATGCCTGGAAGTATTTCCGCATGA
- a CDS encoding ABC transporter ATP-binding protein has product MSTYLEIFKLTKVYSTPKGPATIVKDFDLRIKKGEFISLIGHSGCGKSTVLSMVAGLNDITSGGIILAGKELTGPGPDRGIVFQSPCLLPWLTAFENVMLGVDQVFYTANKDERRQIAEYYLSVVGLADAMHKKPAQLSQGMRQRVGIARAFALSPRMLLLDEPFGMLDSLTRMELQQVLIELWRKDKKTAMMVTHDVDEALFLSDRIVMMTNGPEAEVGDILEVTFPRPRERKAVLEHPDYYRLREHLITFLEEHAHKGQRPVRHSSLPVIKHNSSSDQPLSTGPNNQKADRISEAAVIKN; this is encoded by the coding sequence ATGAGTACCTACTTGGAGATTTTCAAGCTAACGAAGGTCTATTCCACTCCGAAGGGGCCAGCGACCATCGTAAAGGACTTTGATCTCAGGATTAAAAAAGGCGAATTCATCTCCTTGATAGGACATTCCGGTTGCGGAAAATCAACCGTACTCTCAATGGTTGCCGGGCTGAACGACATCACCTCCGGTGGAATCATTTTGGCTGGCAAGGAACTTACCGGCCCAGGTCCCGATCGCGGCATTGTTTTTCAATCTCCCTGTCTGCTGCCCTGGTTAACAGCCTTTGAAAACGTAATGCTGGGGGTTGACCAGGTCTTTTATACCGCGAACAAGGATGAGCGCCGCCAAATCGCCGAATACTATCTGAGCGTGGTCGGACTTGCTGATGCTATGCACAAGAAACCGGCCCAGCTTTCCCAAGGCATGCGCCAGCGGGTTGGCATCGCCCGCGCCTTTGCACTTTCACCCAGGATGCTTCTGCTGGATGAACCCTTTGGCATGCTTGATTCGCTTACCCGCATGGAACTGCAACAGGTCTTGATTGAACTCTGGAGGAAGGACAAAAAGACCGCCATGATGGTAACCCACGATGTCGATGAGGCCCTATTTCTCTCCGACCGAATCGTCATGATGACCAACGGGCCGGAAGCCGAAGTGGGCGATATTCTCGAAGTAACATTTCCACGTCCACGTGAGCGCAAGGCGGTTCTTGAACATCCCGATTATTATCGGCTGCGAGAACACCTGATTACTTTCCTCGAAGAGCATGCCCACAAAGGACAAAGGCCTGTGAGACATTCGTCCTTACCTGTCATCAAACATAACTCCTCTTCGGATCAGCCTCTCTCAACAGGTCCCAACAATCAAAAGGCCGACCGCATTTCAGAAGCCGCTGTAATCAAGAATTAA